A stretch of Miscanthus floridulus cultivar M001 chromosome 13, ASM1932011v1, whole genome shotgun sequence DNA encodes these proteins:
- the LOC136502148 gene encoding (E)-beta-caryophyllene synthase-like has product MAISGPIPLVSQVQQRKPQTYTPSPWGDFFLHHIPCTPTQYLMMKDKVKIMKEEVKKMLLDADSFDLSDKLDWIDTLERLGLDYHYTKEIDKLMCNVFEAKDQDLDLLTTTNLFYLLRKHGYHISSDVFLKFRDDKGNIVTDDARCLLRMYEAAHLRVKGEEVLDNILIFTKSQLQYIVDDLEPHLKEVKYALETPLFRRLKRVQARQYISIYEKNTTHNNMLLEFSKLDFNILLTLYCEELKDLTLWWKEFQTQANTSIYARDRMVEIHFWMMGVFFEPQYSYSRKMLTQLVMIVSVLDDLYDNHCTTEEGNVFSAALQRWDEEAVEQCPTYLRTLYINILTTVKAIEEGLNLQNNKHAKLVKGLIIDMAKCYNAETEWRDKKYVPATVDEHLKISARSSACMHIVNLGFISMGDVATSEAIEWASTYPKIIRAVCVIGRLANDIVSYKREEASKNMVSTVQTCAKEYGTTIEQAIEKLRELIEEAWMDITEECMRQPQPKALLERVANLASTMDFVYKDVDGYTDSRSIKGILDSLYVDLIN; this is encoded by the exons ATGGCCATCAGCGGCCCCATCCCTCTGGTCTCACAGGTGCAGCAGCGCAAGCCACAGACATACACCCCGAGCCCATGGGGTGACTTCTTCCTCCACCACATCCCATGCACTCCAACACAG TATTTGATGATGAAGGATAAGGTCAAAATAATGAAGGAGGAGGTGAAGAAAATGCTACTGGATGCTGATTCTTTTGATTTGTCTGATAAGTTAGACTGGATTGATACACTAGAACGGCTTGGATTGGATTATCACTATACCAAGGAGATTGATAAATTAATGTGCAATGTCTTCGAAGCTAAGGATCAAGATCTTGATCTTCTTACAACCACAAATCTTTTCTATTTGCTTAGGAAGCATGGATATCATATTTCTTCTG ATGTATTTTTGAAGTTTAGAGATGACAAAGGAAATATTGTAACAGATGATGCAAGATGTTTATTGAGAATGTATGAAGCGGCACATCTTAGAGTGAAAGGGGAAGAAGTGCTTGACAATATTCTTATTTTCACCAAGAGTCAGCTTCAGTATATTGTAGACGATCTCGAACCACACTTGAAAGAAGTGAAATATGCATTGGAAACACCTCTTTTTAGAAGACTCAAAAGAGTACAAGCGAGGCAATATATCTCAATATACGAGAAAAATACTACACACAATAATATGCttctagagttttcaaagttagaCTTCAACATTTTGCTAACCCTATATTGTGAGGAGCTAAAAGATCTTACACT CTGGTGGAAAGAGTTCCAAACACAGGCTAACACGTCAATCTACGCACGAGATAGGATGGTGGAGATTCATTTCTGGATGATGGGAGTATTCTTTGAGCCCCAATATTCCTATTCACGAAAGATGCTTACACAATTGGTTATGATCGTGTCTGTACTCGATGACTTGTATGACAATCATTGCACCACAGAAGAAGGCAATGTCTTCAGTGCAGCACTGCAAAG GTGGGATGAAGAAGCAGTAGAGCAATGCCCAACATACTTGAGGACTTTATATATAAATATACTTACCACCGTAAAAGCCATTGAGGAGGGGTTGAATCTTCAAAACAACAAACATGCCAAGTTGGTTAAAGGACTG ATAATCGACATGGCCAAATGCTATAATGCTGAGACCGAATGGCGTGACAAGAAATATGTGCCAGCCACCGTTGATGAGCATCTAAAAATTTCAGCACGCAGTAGTGCTTGTATGCACATCGTGAACCTGGGATTCATTTCAATGGGAGATGTGGCAACTAGCGAAGCTATTGAGTGGGCTTCTACCTATCCGAAAATCATCCGAGCTGTCTGTGTTATTGGACGCCTCGCTAATGATATAGTGTCGTACAAG CGAGAAGAAGCATCAAAGAATATGGTATCTACAGTGCAAACTTGTGCAAAAGAATATGGTACCACAATAGAACAAGCCATAGAAAAGCTTAGAGAACTGATCGAGGAAGCGTGGATGGACATCACCGAAGAGTGCATGAGACAGCCACAACCAAAGGCTCTTCTGGAGAGGGTAGCCAACCTGGCTAGTACAATGGATTTTGTATACAAAGATGTCGATGGATACACCGATTCACGGAGTATCAAAGGCATATTGGATTCACTGTATGTGGATCTAATCAACTAA